The Daphnia pulex isolate KAP4 chromosome 7, ASM2113471v1 genome includes the window CAAGCCCTTGGCCCGCAGCTGGTCCTCTATTCGATGGACTCTCTGCCTCCGACAGagatttttcaatcgattaaAACCAAAAGCAAAAGCTGTCCGCCTTCGTTGAACGCCATCAACTGGTCGATGGATGTGTGCGTTGAAAACGATGGATTCTTCATGGAATTTGCCAATCAGCGCATCGCTCTACCGGAACCGGGTAGCCCGACCAGTTGTTCCTCTCTGCAGTCCAGCAGTGAAGCCTCGTCGGGAGAAACGGAAATGACCGATAGAAGCAAATCCAGCAGGAAAGTTTCGTTCGTTTTGGGGCCCGTTCGTTCTTCCGCACCGAGTCGTCTACTCTGTCCAAAAATCCCACCGGATGAAGACGACCAACCTTTGGTGACTCACAAAGGAAAGTCTGTTAGTAGTTCGTCGACTTCTACCAGCTCTGCTGCTGTCAGTTTGGCCCGTTTCTTTAAACAAACGTTGACTGTCATCGGCAGATGCGGCGGTGAAGGTCAAAAATATCCGACAGCGAAAGTTTAATTTCTCATGCGCCGGATGATCTTTTGAGCCAGTCGgatttggaaatgttttgcAAATCCAACGGTGAGAAGCGTCTCAGGAAGGACAGCGGCACAGATGTGACTCCTCCGGATGCTTCACTCTACGATGGAAGTGCATTGGCCATTGACGACATGGATGCGGCCCTGGCCATCTTGGAGATAAAGGCCAAGGCTAAGTCTCGTCACGCGTCCAGCAGCAAACAGACCGAAACTATTTCAGACAACTGCTCGGATGATTGTTCCTCGTCTTCAGATGAAAGTGATATGGACTCTGGCAGCTGTTCGTCCGGAAGTTCATGCGAATCCAGCTGCAATTTGACCGATTGTTCAAGTTGGACCAACGATTGCTGTAGTGAGAGTCTCACATCGTCTGACGTAAGAGACCGCAATAATGGGCATCAATCGGGGCATCTCCCAATCCTGATCCCTTCCATCTCATGTCTTTCTTCCGAGTTTCTTTTATCTATAATTTTACCGTTTGAATATCTAATATTGGCGTTTGTTTATTACTTTGATTTTGTAGGATGATTAGGCCTATAGAGGTGGAGCCATATCTCCCGGACCCCATCACGACACATCGCTGGATATGACCAGCTCAGACAATTCGCGTCTGGACGATCCCGGAAGTCCGACTCAACCGAACGATGGAAAGCATTCGTTACTCCAGTTCGCTCTTTACCATTTCCGACAGAGTCCAGAAAAGTATAATCAATTCACTCGTCCTAAAAATAGATTCGGTGTTTCTAATTATTCTATGTATTAGTAGATTCGAAATGTTGCGTCATGACGACGTGAACACGCTCCGTTCCGGAGCTGGTGACAACGTCAGCaagtcggagaagaaaaagaacaaaaacaagaaatcaaaggATCGGCCAGAGTCGGTGGCCGGTGCTGACTGGACGTGGAAAGAGCAGGTGGATCTGGTCAAGTTTACCAAGTCACCCATTCAGGCTTCTCTGTTGCAGCTCAATTCCAACGAGCTCAACAAACTGGCCTTATCATGAAGTATATGGGCGACTACCCGATGGCCAAGGGACAGTCAGAAGTTGACAGTGTGTACACTATTCTAATGGTACTACATTCATTAGCTCTTCATAGAACACATCATTCTAATCATTTTTTCCCTGTGCTGTATAGAATTGCCACAAGCATGAAGCGCTGCGTGATGAGACCTACTGTCAGGTCATGAAACAGACGACCAATAACAAGTCTTCACGCCCGGATTCTTGTCAGCGCGGCTGGAGGCTCTTCTCCATCACGGCTGCTTATTTTagttgttctgaagtgttgAAACCGTACTTGTTCAAGTACCTTGAGACAGCAGCCTACGATAAACGACGAGCTTATCACGGTATGAAACTTATTGACTTGGTTGACGAATACGTTATAATATTGGCTTGCTCGCACAGGAACGGCTATGGTTTGTCTGCAGAATTTGCGCAAAACTCTGCGATATGGTGGGCGTAAGAACGTGCCCAGCATCGAAGAGATCACGGCCATCACGGCTGGCCGAAATTCCAAACGTCAAATGTATCGACTTCCAGGTGGTACGGAGCGCGTAATCAACACCAAATCCACGTCGGTCGTCCAGGACATAATCGAAGAGATTTGTGGTGTGATCAACGTTCGATCCGaacaggaaatggaagaatattCACTGTATTGCATCGTGGAAGGTGATACGTTCACTATGCCCCTTGCTCGCGAAGAATACATCCTCGACGTCACAACCGAGTTGCAGAAGAATCAACAGGTTTACTACCTGATCTTCTGCCGTTCAGTCTGGCACTATCCAAATTATCTAATGTGGCTGGATAACGCTCTTTACATTGAAATCGTCTTCAATCAAATAGCACCTGATTACCTGGAAGGATTGTTGCTCGTCATGCCTGGCGAGCAGATTTCTCAAGATTGCGTTGTAAGTTATTTTTATCACACAGTTGAACGAAttctattcatatttttttttgttccttttttccttttctgtttcatGCAGTATGACATTGCAAAAGTTGCTGCTTTACTTCACCGTGCAGCTGATTTAGACCACATGCCTACCATGAAAGAGACCAAATATCTATTGCCGAAGCCGGCCCTCTCTGTTCGTGACATCAAACCTCCAAAATGGGTTAATCTGGTCCAGAGCTCTTGGAAAGAAGTCGGAACATTTTAAACCGTCTCAGGCCAAAGCTCAAGTTTTAGGTTCGTTTTCATGTCCTGTGACGCCACTATAAAACCGGGGCTTCTTTAATTAAAACCCAAAATTGCTTTTTCCAGAGGTGTTAGAAAAGTGGTCCCTTTTTGGTTCGAGTTTCTTCGCCGTCCGGCGCGACGCAGATCCGGTTGAACGATCTGAACATATTTTAGCGCTCAACCGGAACGGTGTTCACTTCCTTGATGTCATTACTCACGTAAATTAGATTTAAATTCCATATTTACAAACGAAATCATATTGATCTTAATTTGTTGTGTTTAAGGAAACTTTGATGCACTATCCTTATTCCGAGGTGATATCTACTCGCAAAGTCAAATCGGAAGAAGGCCCCCTTTTCCTGGACATGAAATGTGGAAATTTGATGCAGCAGCGCGTGACCCGCGTTCTCGTGACCCCACCAAATTTGTAATGTTTTTCGAGAACTAGGACTTTCATTCCAGCTTTGCTGAGAAGGGCTGCTGCGGTCATTCCTACATTACATAAGACATTATTAAACATACACTAATGTATTAATTTAACGGGGAAAAGGATCAATCGCACCTCCTATTCCCGAACCGGTTAGAATTGCGTCCCATTTCTTCTCTGTCGCCAGCTGCGTGGTGAAAGCTGTAAAATCAccagaaacaaatcaaattaaaaatacagaCCCATTTTTACGAGTAAGGTGGATTTAAAGAGACTTCTTTTCATGACTTGATTTCGTTTGGTATGATCAGTTTCTAATGAAGTCACTGGCCTTTTCGTATCTTTAGCAAAAGGCGATTTCCACTTTCCGGAATTAGAATTTTCAGGCGAATCGAACatcgaagaaatattttttcacgaaataaCAAATTACGACTGCGAAAATTATCCCAATTTGATGTTGCACGTTGTAAAGAATAATTGTCTGAATGAGTATAATTGTCTGCATGCGTCGGCTGTTGTGGATCACTTGCAActaacttaaaaaattgtgattggAAATATTTACACTTTCTTGCTTCAATACCAGTTTTTGTCCAAAGGGGTTTGTTGGCATCATTCTGGAGTAAAATCACTTTAACAGGAGATGGtgttcaatttcctttttatgcttaaaatgtcatttttatgTAGTTGAACTGCgtttgaaaggaaaagataTTCTTGAACGAattggtattcattttcacTAAATAGTCGTCAGAAACTGGAAATAGTTGTATTATACAGGACGCAGCGCGTTTTCTGTTTCCCAATATAGAAATTTCTCACTGTAAGCAATTTGCAGTCAATACTAGTCTCTATTTCACATGGGACATGAATATAAAATCATATTTGAATGCGCTTCGATTTTTCTCTACGGATGTAGGGTACCTCGGGTACAAATTGGTGCCGCATTCTCGCCCAAATTAAGTCCTATAATACTATTTTGttcgattttgtttcaattaaaaaaaaggtaacgcGCTTGAGATCAAATTTATGTTTCACTCTGACATTTATGTACATTCCAAATCTCCAATagtagaataaaaaaactgaaaatgtgttcataaatttttacaactttaaaaactaaaatctcTTAGGCTATAATTTGcgcaaaaattgaataaaaagaagacaaattaGGAGATGACCGCCCAATGTAGAAGAAATTTCATATGACTTTTAGCTAATTGTTTACGTGTAGCCTCCGGGGGTATTAGTGTAACTATTCGGAAACTGTACGATATTTAAGACAAACACCGGGGTTTCAAGGCAGCATTTGCCACCAATTGCCAATTGCCGA containing:
- the LOC124198410 gene encoding LOW QUALITY PROTEIN: uncharacterized protein LOC124198410 (The sequence of the model RefSeq protein was modified relative to this genomic sequence to represent the inferred CDS: inserted 1 base in 1 codon; deleted 1 base in 1 codon); this translates as MWLIENVGEVKAIIDLWLYMSSAVLSNLLKLKRYLQLYVSSHADTGYTRHVAEPAHTSYGIKAGGGGGVEIVSGDERRELQGPLKKADKRAFAAPKIPVPILSEEDAQPLQSLTGTASGGRGHLHGAVSALGVQHGDQFRRATPSVRCPSVIWRRSHYADPFESCGSLLEHNYEEMDFDEDIYQQDPFDSQPPPQESVDSNENTESGFSDGSKSSRPGGGGGGGYFSSDSEASLTIPAGLARSRAAMFESIAQANQRVIRPQYGSQKLVQALGPQLVLYSMDSLPPTEIFQSIKTKSKSCPPSLNAINWSMDVCVENDGFFMEFANQRIALPEPGSPTSCSSLQSSSEASSGETEMTDRSKSSRKVSFVLGPVRSSAPSRLLCPKIPPDEDDQPLVTHKGKSKISDSESLISHAPDDLLSQSDLEMFCKSNGEKRLRKDSGTDVTPPDASLYDGSALAIDDMDAALAILEIKAKAKSRHASSSKQTETISDNCSDDCSSSSDESDMDSGSCSSGSSCESSCNLTDCSSWTNDCCSESLTSSDAYRGGAISPGPHHDTSLDMTSSDNSRLDDPGSPTQPNDGKHSLLQFALYHFRQSPEKFEMLRHDDVNTLRSGAGDNVSKSEKKKNKNKKSKDRPESVAGADWTWKEQVDLVKFTKSPIQASLLQLNSNELNKLALXMKYMGDYPMAKGQSEVDSVYTILMNCHKHEALRDETYCQVMKQTTNNKSSRPDSCQRGWRLFSITAAYFSCSEVLKPYLFKYLETAAYDKRRAYHGTAMVCLQNLRKTLRYGGRKNVPSIEEITAITAGRNSKRQMYRLPGGTERVINTKSTSVVQDIIEEICGVINVRSEQEMEEYSLYCIVEGDTFTMPLAREEYILDVTTELQKNQQVYYLIFCRSVWHYPNYLMWLDNALYIEIVFNQIAPDYLEGLLLVMPGEQISQDCVYDIAKVAALLHRAADLDHMPTMKETKYLLPKPALSVRDIKPPKWVNLVQSSWKEVGHFKPSQAKAQVLEVLEKWSLFGSSFFAVRRDADPVERSEHILALNRNGVHFLDVITHETLMHYPYSEVISTRKVKSEEGPLFLDMKCGNLMQQRVTRVLVTPPNL